The Salvelinus sp. IW2-2015 linkage group LG15, ASM291031v2, whole genome shotgun sequence genome includes a region encoding these proteins:
- the elmod3 gene encoding ELMO domain-containing protein 3, which produces MEEDSGVTSHTEGLNGLSHECKETEELTNGHSNHKPVINGLTPGHSVKGHANGSSLLKSLPISALKQNGLLQSLATGGEQPKTEEESAEVEQAREEWEALESIQPVVSEESSPTPLISFNEALQHFQTTDLGEVLKNIQPTIRRTGVAAITHFLFGPPRIHRELLEERDLVFAIAQCSLDNSQAVHMRVLQTIYKRLTGSKQDCPRFGTHWENVGFQGTDPATDLRGTGFLGLMHTLYLVMDPETLPLARDIYKLSQHPTQNFPFCVMSINMTRIALHALREEALSKECNRRQQVVGVLNEFYVATFLHLYQLWKSQQKTISDSGFVLKEVELFAKKNPKQMLRRLDVFLRERKSGGAPRASPDPTAQQPSPCLGERGARSEGTRGKEMHFTGVCELTPDMEGEARLI; this is translated from the exons ATGGAAGAGGACAGCGGTGTCACATCACACACGGAG ggtctgaatggtttgtcccatGAATGTAAAGAGACAGAGGAGCTAACCAATGGCCACTCTAACCACAAACCT GTGATTAATGGACTGACTCCAGGTCATAGTGTCAAAGGGCACGCCAATGGCAGTTCACTGCTCAAGTCTCTGCCA ATTTCAGCTCTGAAGCAGAATGGCCTTCTGCAGTCCCTGGCTACAGGAGGAGAACAACCCAAGACTGAAG aggAGAGTGCGGAGGTGGAGCAGGCtcgagaggagtgggaggctctaGAGAGTATCCAACCAG TGGTCAGTGAGGAGTCCAGTCctactcctctcatctcctttaaTGAGGCGTTGCAGCACTTCCAGACCACAGACCTTGGCGAGGTGCTG aagaACATCCAGCCCACCATCCGTAGGACGGGTGTGGCCGCTATCACACACTTCCTGTTCGGCCCGCCGCGAATTCACAGAGAACTACTGGAGGAGAGGGACCTGGTCTTCGCCATCGcacagt GTTCTTTGGATAACAGTCAGGCTGTACACATGCGTGTTCTACAGACCATCTATAAGAGGCTGACAGGCAGCAAGCAGGACTGTCCTCGGTTCGGCACCCACTGGGAGAATGTGGGCTTTCAAG gtACGGACCCAGCCACAGACCTGCGTGGTACAGGTTTCCTGGGGCTGATGCACACCCTGTACCTGGTGATGGACCCTGAGACTCTGCCTCTAGCCAGAGACATCTACAAGCTGTCCCAACACCCCACacag AACTTTCCGTTCTGTGTGATGTCCATCAACATGACCCGTATCGCCCTGCATGCACTCAGAGAAGAGGCCCTCTCCAA GGAGTGTAACCGGCGACAGCAGGTAGTGGGGGTGTTGAATGAGTTCTATGTTGCCACGTTCCTGCACCTCTACCAGCTTTGGAAGAGCCAGCAGAAGACTATCTCTGACTCTGGCTTTGTCCTCAAAG AAGTGGAGCTGTTTGCCAAAAAGAACCCCAAGCAGATGCTGCGTCGGCTTGACGTCTTCCTGAGGGAGAGAAAGTCGGGCGGCGCCCCCCGGGCCTCCCCAGACCCCACGGCCCAGCAACCCTCACCCtgcctgggggagagaggggccaGGTCTGAGGGAACCAGGGGCAAGGAGATGCACTTCACTGGAGTGTGTGAGCTGACCCCAGACATGGAGGGAGAGGCCAGGCTCATCTGA
- the star gene encoding steroidogenic acute regulatory protein, which translates to MLPATFKLCAGISYRHMRNMTGLRKNAMVAIHHELNMLAGPNPSSWISHVRRRSSLLSSRIEEEQGYNEAEVSYVKQGEEALQKSISILGDQDGWTTEIIAANGDKVLSKVLPDVGKVFKLEVLLDQRSDNLYGELVGNMEQMGDWNPNVKEVKILQKIGQETMVTHEVSGPTPGNVVGPRDFVSVRCAKRRGSTCFLAGMSTQHPTMPEQRGVVRAENGPTCIVMRPSADDPNKTKFTWLLSIDLKGWIPKTIINKVLSQTQVDFANHLRQRMADNSVSKEMAPAC; encoded by the exons ATGTTGCCTGCAACTTTCAAACTGTGCGCTGGCATCTCCTACAGACATATGAGGAACATGACAG GTTTGAGGAAGAATGCGATGGTGGCCATTCACCATGAGTTGAACATGCTAGCAGGCCCCAACCCTAGCAGCTGGATCAGCCATGTCCGCCGCAGGAGCTCACTGCTCA GCTCGCGGATCGAGGAGGAGCAGGGCTACAATGAGGCGGAGGTGTCATATGTGAAGCAGGGAGAGGAGGCGCTGCAGAAGTCTATCAGCATCCTCGGCGATCAGGATGGATGGACCACTGAGATCATTGCT GCAAATGGAGACAAGGTGCTGAGTAAGGTGTTACCTGACGTGGGGAAGGTGTTTAAGCTGGAGGTGCTGTTGGACCAGCGCTCTGATAACCTCTATGGGGAGCTGGTGGGCAACATGGAGCAGATGGGAGACTGGAACCCTAACGTCAAAGAGGTCAAG ATCCTCCAGAAGATAGGTCAGGAGACCATGGTGACCCACGAGGTGTCGGGACCCACGCCTGGTAACGTGGTAGGGCCGCGGGACTTCGTTAGTGTTCGCTGTGCCAAGCGCCGGGGGTCCACGTGCTTCCTTGCCGGCATGTCCACTCAGCACCCCACCATGCCTGAACAGAGGGGAGTTGTTAG GGCAGAGAACGGACCAACATGTATAGTGATGCGGCCCAGTGCCGATGACCCCAACAAGACCAAGTTCACCTGGTTGTTAAGCATAGATCTAAAG GGTTGGATCCCAAAGACCATCATAAACAAAGTACTCTCTCAGACACAGGTGGACTTTGCCAACCACCTGAGGCAAAGGATGGCCGACAACAGTGTTTCCAAGGAGATGGCACCAGCATGCTGA